The following is a genomic window from Candidatus Kryptoniota bacterium.
TGTCGATCTAACAATACAAGAAGAGTCCCCGCCCGCAAGATGGAACAGGGACTCCTGACGTTAATCGCACAAATTATTTAGGCGTGAACTTTCTTTCCGCGTTCTCTTCAGTTCAGCACGTGGATGTTCTTCAGTGAGCACATGTCCTTCAGCACTTTAGGCCAGACAGTCACGCTGACTTCGCCGAGATGCGCCTTCTTCAGGAGGAGCATGTAAGTACGTGATTGCCCGATGCCTCCGCCTATCGAAAGAGGAAGCTCGTTCTTTATGATTCCCTGATGATAGGGGAATTTAAGAGACTCAAGTTGATGGGAGAGTTCCAGCTGCTTCTTAAGGGTTTCACCGTCGACGCGGATCCCCATGGAAGTCAATTCATGACGCCGCTTCGTGACGGGGTTCCAAACCAGTATGTCTCCGTTGAGGCCATGCATCTGTCGACCATCTTCCGATTTGGTTTCAGTCACCCAGTCGTCATAATCCGCGGCGCGCATCTCATGCGGGTATCCGTCCTTGAGGACCCATCCGATCCCGATGATGAAGACGGCCGGATACTTCTGAAGAAGCGCCGTCTCGCGCTGCTTGCGGGGAAGGTCCGGGTACATATCCAGAATATCCTCGGCATGAAAGAAAGCGAGTTCCTCCGGCAGGTTTGGGTACTTGGCGTTCTTCAATTGCGGGAACATGTGCTGGACATGCGTCTCCGCACCTTTCAGCACCTTCCAGATTTTCGTGACGACTTCCTTCAGGAACTTAAGGTTGCGCTGTTCCCTGCCGATAACCCTTTCCCAATCCCATTGATCGACGTACACGCTGTGATCGTGATCGAGAAAGTAATCCTTCCGGACAGCGCGCATGTCGGTACACAGCCCTTCGCCGCTCTTCATATCGAACTGCTTTAATGCCACCCGTTTCCATTTGGTCGCAGCCTGGACCACCTGCGCGTCGATGGGGTGCTTGTTGTAGTCGTTTGAAATGTGGAACTGGATCGGTGTCCGCGAGCCGTCGCGGTCGAGCATGTCGTTGACGCCGCTCTCGACATCGACGATAAGCGGAACTTGTACCATCATAAGGTTCAGTTCTTTGCATAAGTTTTCTTCGATGTAATTCTTTACAGCAAAGATAGCCAGCTGTGTCTCTTTCGGGCTGAGGAGAGAATGATAATCGGCGGGGAGGATCTTCTCCAATTCGTCGTAGTTACCAATTCCTGGCCCTGCCAAATCAGCTTTTTTGTCCGACATTGTCCAGACCTCCGGTTTGTGGTTGCAATAGTTTTTGTTCGCGAAAGAAGACTTGCTCTTCAAATATTGGAATCACATGCGTAAAATTCAATCGCAAACTCACATCCGCGCAACAGATTGATCTCTTCCGATACCATATGTCCGTTAAACTTAGCTCCATCCTCGGCTGTAGGAGGAAAATGTCTGCCTGAATCCAATCAAGCTTGACGCACACTTAGTCGCCCGTTAACTTAGGCATTGACAGAGATGTGGACTGCGACCTGCTGTACATTAACATTTCAAAATTTCCGTGATGGAGCAACTGACAATGGTTTACATGAAATTATCAGATCGATCCACAGGCAATAGTCTTTTGTGGATTTCCGCATGCTTGTGTCTTCTATGGCTGACGCCGGGCACGACAATTTGCCGGCAAGGATCCGGTCGGCCGGCACAGATCATTTGTTTTCAGTCAAACACATTTCCCACCGTTGATGCACCAAGGATCGACCCGGCAACACTCAAGGATGCACTTAAGGGTTATGATGTCGCATATCCTGAAAATACAGAATCATTGAACCGGGAATTAAACGGAGCTGGATCCTCATTACTGATCCTTGCATACGGGAGCGCGTTTCCTGTCGGTTCATGGCAATCCATTCGAAGTTTCATCTCGCGAGGCGGAGGCCTCATTTTGCTCGGGGGTTCTCCGTTTCATCAACCGGTCATGGAAAACTCCGGTAGATGGGTCATGGGCACACTTCAGCCGACTTATGCACACGAGCTCCTCATCGGTCCCGCTGATGAAATAGACATCCGCTCCGATCCATATTATTACTCCGGCGCAAGGTTGAAAATCGCGGAAGGAGTCGAGATCAGCCCGAGCAAATTCCAGATGCCGTCCAAAGTTTACGAGCTTACAGTGCGGTTCACATCTGGAAATGATTTTGCAAATGAGATTGGAAGCGCCGGTCCGCGGGACGCGGTGATGCGGCCGCTGGTCCAGGTGTTGAACGGCGACGAACTTCCGGTCGCCTGCCCGCTTCTTGAAATCGACAGGCTTCGAGGCGACGGAGCCGGTGGGAGGTGGATCATCGAACCTTCGGACTTGACGGTCGATGTCTCTCTCATCAGGTTTTGCGTACAGAGAGCTCTTCAAGGCGCAGTGGAAATCGAAGCGAACCCGTTCTTCGCATGCGTCGCCGATGGAGAGTTACCGGCCATAAGAATAAACCTGTCTCGACCGGCCCCAACAGAGGAAGACACGGACTCAATTCAAGCCCGCGTGACGGTCACGAATTCCGCTGGCGAGAGGGTCTTCAACACCTCTTTTGTGCTGGTTGGAACAAAACAATTTCAGTCGGCTGCTGTTAAAATTTCTGCAGACAGGCCATTGCCTCCCGGATTTTACAGAGCTGACGTGGAATGCGCAGCTGTACCATGGCGACCCAACTCTGTTTCAGCAGGCTTTTGGATCAGAGACGAGAAGCTCCTTCGATCGGGGCCTGAACTTTCGACCTCGAGAGACTGGCTTCTGAGAAATGGAAAAACTTTTCCGGCAATCGGAACGAGTTACATGGGAGCTCACCAGGGGAGAAAATTTCTCATCGAGCCCGATCCACTTTCATGGGAGCAAGATTTCGCCAGGATGGAGAAACTGGGAGTGAATTTTGTGAGGGCCGGTCTCTGGACAGGGTGGCAGAAGATTATGCTCGATCCCGGCAACATCGACGAATCGTTCCTGCGCTCGCTGGACGCGCTCGTACTCACGGCCGCGAAGCACAACATCATTTTGTGCTTTAATCTTTTCGCCTTCCAGCCTCCTCTTAACGGCGGAACGAATCCATACCTGGATCCTCGTGCTCTTGAGTGGCAGAAGTCGTTCGTGACATTGATCGCGTCGAGATATCGAAATGTCGGATGGATCAATTACGACCTGATAAACGAGCCGTCGTATTCTCCCGCCGACAAAATATGGCAGAATCTCCCCATCGGGGACGAGTTCGAGCGAGCCGC
Proteins encoded in this region:
- a CDS encoding cellulase family glycosylhydrolase, whose protein sequence is MVYMKLSDRSTGNSLLWISACLCLLWLTPGTTICRQGSGRPAQIICFQSNTFPTVDAPRIDPATLKDALKGYDVAYPENTESLNRELNGAGSSLLILAYGSAFPVGSWQSIRSFISRGGGLILLGGSPFHQPVMENSGRWVMGTLQPTYAHELLIGPADEIDIRSDPYYYSGARLKIAEGVEISPSKFQMPSKVYELTVRFTSGNDFANEIGSAGPRDAVMRPLVQVLNGDELPVACPLLEIDRLRGDGAGGRWIIEPSDLTVDVSLIRFCVQRALQGAVEIEANPFFACVADGELPAIRINLSRPAPTEEDTDSIQARVTVTNSAGERVFNTSFVLVGTKQFQSAAVKISADRPLPPGFYRADVECAAVPWRPNSVSAGFWIRDEKLLRSGPELSTSRDWLLRNGKTFPAIGTSYMGAHQGRKFLIEPDPLSWEQDFARMEKLGVNFVRAGLWTGWQKIMLDPGNIDESFLRSLDALVLTAAKHNIILCFNLFAFQPPLNGGTNPYLDPRALEWQKSFVTLIASRYRNVGWINYDLINEPSYSPADKIWQNLPIGDEFERAAWKEWVARNCGPDRDSITDNWRGGNIDSLPSEDDISYSQIRENKHPRKALDFVRFTQDVLTNWADEIRGVIRRSGGNSLVTLGQDEGGTGLRSEQQFHYTAVDYTSMHTWWLNDELLWDGVMTKVPEKPNLISETGLMRLENIDGEPWRSPGAAEKLLGRKFAYAFQSRGAGAVEWCWNINEYQSTDNEVGIGMTRADGTLKKESQVIKDFSDFFRAAAPYLSDYQPDRVILVIPASKLFSGRPNALAGTQRIITTLARNFGIVPTALSEYKLTDVRLRGAKLVIVPDPEMLYDSAASALFEASRNRSIILFTGSIEGNQYGKLTPQIMRLGLQLTSTPVSHYEGTNWGSGSENGRRFVTFGQEESEYLRKADCSPLDSLTGTILQEPLPIECASEDEPLTDMLTAVLNYSGISTHVFNSPVAARVLMSASSALVVCVNESSVEFTQPVLVDGHEFGIPVGPGGTRLVLIERKSGKIIEATSGEAISKVK
- the asnA gene encoding aspartate--ammonia ligase, coding for MSDKKADLAGPGIGNYDELEKILPADYHSLLSPKETQLAIFAVKNYIEENLCKELNLMMVQVPLIVDVESGVNDMLDRDGSRTPIQFHISNDYNKHPIDAQVVQAATKWKRVALKQFDMKSGEGLCTDMRAVRKDYFLDHDHSVYVDQWDWERVIGREQRNLKFLKEVVTKIWKVLKGAETHVQHMFPQLKNAKYPNLPEELAFFHAEDILDMYPDLPRKQRETALLQKYPAVFIIGIGWVLKDGYPHEMRAADYDDWVTETKSEDGRQMHGLNGDILVWNPVTKRRHELTSMGIRVDGETLKKQLELSHQLESLKFPYHQGIIKNELPLSIGGGIGQSRTYMLLLKKAHLGEVSVTVWPKVLKDMCSLKNIHVLN